The Brassica napus cultivar Da-Ae chromosome C7, Da-Ae, whole genome shotgun sequence genomic interval AAAGCTTGGACTTTATGTCGACGGGTGTGGTTATTGGTTTACAATCTTGCATTCCAGCACGTTGCAAGATTTCTTTGGCGTAAGCCGACTGACTTAGAAACATGCCTTTGTCGTTGTAATCCACTTTGacacccaaaaaaaatttagcTTTCCCTCGTCCGACATCTCAAACTCCTTCTTGAGCAAGGTTGTAAGAACATGACGAAGTTGCGCGGAGGAGGTAGTGAGGAGAATGTCGTCTACGTAGAGAAGAATAAAAGCTTCGTCTATTCCTTTGCTATAGGTGAACAGAGACGTATCACTAGTATTTTTTCGGAAGCCAAGACGTTCGACAAAGGACGAGAATCGTGCATTCCAAGACCGGGGGGCTTGCTTCAAGCCGTAGATAGCTTTCTCCAGTTTGCAAACGTGCTGCGGCTTGGACTCATCTATCATACCTGGCGGCTGGTGCATGTACACATGCTTATCAAGAGTTCCATGAAGAAACACATTCTTGACGTCCAAATGGTGAACCTCCCACGATCTCTGCAGAGCTAGATGGAGAACTGATCGAATTGTAACCGGCTTCACGACATGACTAAATGTTTCGTCATAGTCGAGCCCATGTTCTTGTGACTTTCCGTTGGCTACAAGGCGAGATTTGTGACGTCAAATATTCTCATCTGCATCATGTTTATGCTTATAGAGCCACATGGAACACACAATGTTAGCATCAGGAGGACGACAAACAAGATTAAATGTCTTATTCTTAATCAAAGCATCGTACTCAACAGTCATAGAAGGGTTCCAGTTAGGATCTTGTAGAGCTTTTAAGTGGCTGGTTGGAATGGGAGAGACTGTGGAAGTGTTAAGGTTTAGAACCGTTCTCTGTTTTATCGTTCCATCTATGCTTCTGGTTGTCATCGAGTGACGTTGAGGAGGAGCAGGGGGAGGAACGatcagaggaggaggaagagttgTTGCCGTTAGGGGAGAAGTAGCCGAAGCCATTGGTGACTCCAGTATATTTTGAAACACTGGAGATGGCTCCGGGTTGGTGTCAAGAAAACCATACGGCTGAGAGATTTGAGTGGTTTCTGTTTGAGCTAAAGGGAATATAGATTCATCAAATATCACATGGCGTGACAAAATGATTTTTATGGGTGTTAGATCAAGGCAGCAGTAGCCTTTGTGGTTGGTAGGGTAACCAAGGAAGAGACATGGTGTTGATCTGGCTGCTAGTTTGTGAAGGTAAGAATGATTCAAATTTGGAAAACAGAGGCAGCCGAAAGTTTTGAGGTGAGAGTAAGAAGGCTCTTTGTGGTAAAGAAGGGTGTAAGGCACTTTGTTTTGAATAGAAGAGGATGGGAGAATATTGAGAAGGTGAACAGCAGTGTGAAGTGCTTCCACCCAATACGTTGGTGATAGGAGAGCTTGGAAGAGAAGGGTCCTGATTGAGTTATTGATTGTTCGTATCATTCTCTCAGAACGGCCGTTCTGTTGAGAAGTGTGAGGACACGAAAATCGGACCACAATACCATTGGAAGAGAAGAAGTTGTGAAACTTGGTATTGTTATACTTGCCACCGTTATCGCATTGAAAGGACTGAATAGTGGTATGAAACTGCGTTTTAACAAAGGCAGAGAAGTGAGTGAATTTGGAAAACACTTCTGATTTTCTTCTTAAAGGATATACCCACAAAAATGAGAATAATGATCTAAGAAAAACACATAATATCGAAATCCACTGTTGCTTGAGATTGATGATGTCCATAAATCAGAATGTACCAATTCAAAGGGAGAAGAAACAGTcttatatgaattaaaaaatgGAAGTTTCAAGTGTTTACCCAGTTGACAAGCCTCGCAACAAAGAGGAAGCTTGTCTGTATCACAAGAGATAGAATTTTTAGAAATCAAAGTGCGAAGAGAGGCATTGTTGACATGAGCGAGCCTTTTATGCCATAGATATGGAGAGTCAACAACAAGAGCTTGATGAGGTGTTCTCGGTTTATTTATTTGGCAAGGCACCGAGTATAGCTCTCCCGAGCTGTCACTGCGGAGCAGAATCTTCTTGGTGTTGAGATCCTTTATAGAGAAACCAAAGGGGTCAAATTCAACCGAACACCAATTATCGTTTGTAAACCGACGAACAGAAATAAGATTCTTAATGTTATTAGGAGCAACAAGCACATTTTGTAATGACAAAGGACGAGATGAAGATGTTAAATGAGCAGAGCCAGAGGAAGATATAGGAATGCGAGAACCGTTACCAACCATGACTGTAGTTCCGGTGCAGTTTTTaagaacataatttaatataccTGACGTCGAAGCTAAGTGGTTTGTAGCTCCTGAATCCATGTACCAGTTTGCTGCACCAGGATCAGCCAATGTCATGGTATTGAAGGCGTGGGCAAAGTCTGTGGTAGGCTGGTATTGAGCGTCAGTGAGGAGAGCCTGAGGAGGACGTTGTGGAGCTGAGCCGAGAATGCCTCTAGAATGTTGCTGTATCTAGGGCGTTGTGTAGTTGGGCCACTGCATCATTGGTCCTGACATGTAAGGTAATGGCCACAACGAGTTCCAGCTGTTGTTACAATTGTTGTTCAAGTTGTTGTTCCTTTGATGGTTGTTACGTCCACGACCACGACCTCTGTTGTTTTGCTTTCTGTTTCCATTGTTGAAGCATTGTGTTTGCGGTTTGTCAGTGGTGGCTACGAGAACTGTCGGGGAAGACGCATTGTCTGATGTCACTGGAGTTTTGTTTCCCTTCTTAAGTCGTGTCTCTTCATTGAGAAGCATTGTTTTTGCGGAGTCAAACGTTGGAAAGGGTTCCTTGTGTTTGATGACATTGATGATGTTTTCAAACTTCTCGTTCAAACCATTGATGAGATACATGACTAGGGTACGGTCTGGGACTGGAGCGTCGAGATTGGCCAATAGATCTGAGGTAGATTTCAGGGTCTGGCAGTACTCTTGCACTGTGCGATGTCCAATCTCCGTGGTTCGTAAGTCATGATCAAGCTTGATTGCGCGGACTTCTTTATTGTTCTTGAATTGATTCTCAATACGTAGCCAAATGTCGCGAGCCGAGCCTTCATTTTGGAACGTACTTCGAAACAGTGGTTGGGTCAAGGTTCCGTAGAGTCAGAGCTTGACCAAGCCGTCTTTCTTCTTCCATGGTGTGTCATCATCGTTAGCAGGGAGAGATGTGCCGTCGATGTGACCGAGTACATCAAACGCGAGACAGTGAGTGAGGAACAACTCACGCCAATCGTCATAGTTGTGTTCTTCAAAGTCGAGAATGAGAGG includes:
- the LOC106412597 gene encoding uncharacterized protein LOC106412597, yielding MAAPNPPERAFGVTNIKNHIPLILDFEEHNYDDWRELFLTHCLAFDVLGHIDGTSLPANDDDTPWKKKDGSARDIWLRIENQFKNNKEVRAIKLDHDLRTTEIGHRTVQEYCQTLKSTSDLLANLDAPVPDRTLVMYLINGLNEKFENIINVIKHKEPFPTFDSAKTMLLNEETRLKKGNKTPVTSDNASSPTVLVATTDKPQTQCFNNGNRKQNNRGRGRGRNNHQRNNNLNNNCNNSWNSLWPLPYMSGPMMQWPNYTTP